The window CTGTATGGGAGGATAATGAATTTTCAATTTTAATGTAGAGAAAAGGTAGATTTTTTAATGTTAGTTGAATGAAATGATTATAATTTTCTCCATAAGAGAAATCGATGGTAACGTAGATAGGATCCAAAATTTTATCAGTTGGGAAATATTTTAATAAAACAAAAATGTAATCATATAACAATACATTTTCAAAGGATTCGATGTTAACACTTTCCTCAGCGATATCAATTTGATGGATAAATATCTGACAAAAATTATAAAAATCAATATAATTTTCTTTTAAAAATTCTTGATTAATAAAAGAATGCCAAACATTTATTAATTGTTTATAATAAAAAATTCGATAATGAATTTTATCTAGTTCGTTAATTAAAAGCAGTGTGAGCTGTGGATCCAGTTTTAAGTTAAAATAAGACTCAATTTGCGAAATAAATTGAGCAGTCAAAAAAGACGTCTGTGGCGCTTTTTTTTTATCAAGATAAGTTGAGCTAATGTAGTCTTCTGATATGAGAAAATCAATAATAAATGTAATTTCATTATGAATATTCGTTGCAGGAAGCGATGTAAATTCGTTGGCTAACAAATTTAGTTGATTTTCTATTAAATGAATTTCATTTTTGATAACAAGCTTATAGTTTAACTCGACTGGCTCAATAACATGACCTAAATCAAGGCGTTGAAATATAATGGCTAAAAAATAACTTAGTTTTAAACGTTGGCTTTCTGAAGGTCTTTTGATAAGGATATTGGTAAGCTCGTGCTCAAAAATTTCAACAAGTTTTGTGATATCACTATCAAATGGAAACTCATAATTCTTAAATCCAGTAAAATAAAGTTGAAATAAAAATAAGCGGATATGTTTTTCATTTCCAATTAAATGATAATCAGCGGATAAGGAAATCTCATGTTTTTGTAAATAATCAGAAATTTTTGTTTTTAAAGTAAAAGCCTTAGTTTTACTCATATAGAGCTTTTCATAGAACGTTTGCAATGAAAAGTAATTGGTTTTAAAAACATAATCTAAAAGTTTGAATCGTCGTGAATCTTTTAAATAATGCCAAATTAATCGGTTGATAGAA is drawn from Carnobacterium gallinarum DSM 4847 and contains these coding sequences:
- a CDS encoding helix-turn-helix domain-containing protein yields the protein MEFLLEKADQRKLELFSFLELNQAHSVSLYEIKDALDLSEFLAAKTVSELIADIEIYDLEEYYSIVQQDKMITLTKIGKDSINRLIWHYLKDSRRFKLLDYVFKTNYFSLQTFYEKLYMSKTKAFTLKTKISDYLQKHEISLSADYHLIGNEKHIRLFLFQLYFTGFKNYEFPFDSDITKLVEIFEHELTNILIKRPSESQRLKLSYFLAIIFQRLDLGHVIEPVELNYKLVIKNEIHLIENQLNLLANEFTSLPATNIHNEITFIIDFLISEDYISSTYLDKKKAPQTSFLTAQFISQIESYFNLKLDPQLTLLLINELDKIHYRIFYYKQLINVWHSFINQEFLKENYIDFYNFCQIFIHQIDIAEESVNIESFENVLLYDYIFVLLKYFPTDKILDPIYVTIDFSYGENYNHFIQLTLKNLPFLYIKIENSLSSHTDIYLSDILPSKVDCDYLIWNSPPTASDWEAFGNLIIKIRQSAKKRSLV